The sequence CACGCGTGGTATGCGGGGTTGCGGGTAGGGCTGTCTGTAGGATTAGCGGCCGACTTGCTGTATTGAGCCGTGAAAGCGTATGGGAGATCAGTCATCCCCATGCATAAAGCGCATGACCGCGTGCGCAGCCTTTACGCAGGGCGGAGAGGGCTGACGCGCTGCCGATTTATAGATGCCCTGCGGCTTGTCGTCTTGCAAATGGCGTGAATCCCCGAAGAGACACAGTGAGCCGCGCAGAGTCCAGCCGAGTAGATGCTATTTGCGCCTGGCGCCCGCTAACGGCTACGGGTGACGACCATCTGCTTCGTACGCGGATGCATGCGTACCgcgcaccctccccctcaccgtCCTCCTGGGGTTGCAGCCTATGTGAAGGCCGTGCTCTGCGGCAGACGCCGAAAGACGTGCGGCGCGACGTGGTTTATATTCGGTGCTGCCCGTTGGCGCCACAGGCGGAGTTCGCTTTGGGCGCTCTGAGGCAGATCCGCCCACGAGGAACCGCAGTGGAGGCCTCGTGACCGTTTTCGAGCAGAGCCGGCGCGTCGCCGCGAGGAAAAGACAAAATTTGTGAGGGGGCATGTGCACGACTCGGGCGGCACACCAAAGCCGACCCATGAGCCGTCccagctcttcctccttgtCAGCTGCTTGAACGAATCGGTGCTCAGCTGGGTGCACGTCTGTTTTCCACCGCAGACCGTTCCCAAGTTGTGGTCAAGCGCCACGCCAGCCAACGCAGACATGTTGCAGGTGCCGGTCTCGTCGTCATTCGAGGTGGCGCTAAGCTTTTCCGCGGCGATTCGGGGCGCCTGCAGAGCTGTCTCCACCGCCTGTCGACCACCCGTTCGTTGGATGCTGTCGATGCAGACCTTCACGTGAATGTCAGAGGCGGGTCGCGCGGCACACATAGGATGGCAGGCCGATGTTGCTGTTGCCACCCACGTCATCCTCTGGGCCAACAGCCAAGCTCATTCGGGTGCGCTCTTCGCTGATGCGCGGAGCGGTCCCTGGTTCACAGGCTCAAGAGCGGCCGCAGATGCACGGAAAGAAGCACTTGAAAAAGATGACCTTTCCAGATCTgtcaccccccctcccacacgcacacagtcgTGGAGCACGAGTTCTCCCGTGGCTGCACATCCAGACCCACCTCCGCGTTGTAACGCTGCTCATCTGGCCAGCTGTTGACTTGTCGCGGCCAGAGAATgagggcgccgccgtccgatacgtcctttcttctcttccacGACGGTGGGGGCCCATTCAAGGAGaggggtcgctgctgcgctgggcaCACCATAACGATTGCTGCCActgaggggaggggcctcGACATCCGCGTCTgtcaccggcggcggaggagtgaCGCTTTCTGGGAACGCGCGGGGGCACTGGTCGGGGGTACTTTCCATGCACCGCATCCGTTGCTGGTTCTCGCTTCTCATCTCGCCACACAGATCGACAAGGTGCATCGCCTTCCCCTGTGCCGCGTGCAACGGGGCTCCCTCCGCTCTTCTTTGGCCACTGGTAGGCGTCCATAAGCTGGTTTCGGGCACGGCTTGTAGGACGTGCAGGAtggcccctcctcctcttcagGCTGTGAGAGTCGGGTAACCTGCACGGAAGCAAGATGGCGCGTATTCGAGGCGGGAAGGCAATCACTGGGGCTGCTGTGGGGGTACACGCGAGTCGGCCATCTCAAACTCACACCTCTTCCAAGACAGAGCGGAATTCCTGAACGGGCACAACCTCGCTGGCCAGCTTCTCTGCACGCCGCCGAAGAGACGCTGATGAGCTTCCTCACGTTCTCTTCAAGGTGCTGGAGCTCCGAGGTGCGGAGTTCGTCGTAGGCGATGTGAGACGGGGACTCCCTAGGCGCCTTCATCCCGCTCccagaggaggagctgcctcccttcctcctttcaTCCTCCTCAGGCCGAAAAGCCATGAAAGCGGCTCTGGCAGGCGCATACTGTGTTGTCCTTTTCGAGCTGCGTCATGCACGCGCCGGGAAGATCTACGTCAGTTCGCGAGAGATGTGTTTGATGGTGGCGTTGGGGGTGCAGCAACTCGGCTGATCGGAGTCTTCCCAATGTGGGATCCGCCGAAGAGACTGCTGGGATGCCGTCCTGATCGAAAGGGCATGCAGACCTCATAAAGCTCAGCGACCGACAGAGCGGAGGCGTATTTTATGTAGGACAACGAGTTCATGCACCGGTGGGCGCGAGTATTTcgttttcattttttttttcgttttttttttttggattACAACTCTGCCAGGATCGCGCCGAGCGTGGGTGAGGAGCCCCAGCGTGGTGCACACGATgcggcgtgtgtctgtgtctggGCTAATGCTGAAGGTGTATCTTTACGACTATCCGAAAttgtcttcctcttcccgtGAGTGTGGAGCTGATTTCCCTTATTAGCCGCGAAGGAGAAGACGAGAGGCGAGGTATATCACTACTCACCTGTCTTTGGCGCACTTATCACCACCCCTAGTACGCATGTACACAttcacagacacacaagcgGACGCGAAGCACTGCGTGTGGCGCGTTACTGCTTCTCGCCAGCGCACTTACCTCCTCCGCTGTGAAGCTTTCCATCGGAAAAGAAGCAAACAAGAAGAAGATCAAGACAACACATTacagcgcaggcgcacactGTCGTGAGGGCCACTTCGATCACCAGCGccaaagagaggggaggaaaggtgaaaaaaaaaagaagacggcCGCTCCTCGCCCTTCCCGTGCTGCGCATGGGCGCGACTCActttgtctgtctgtctctgcgtgtgtataCGCCTGCTGATGAGTTTGAGCATGTGAGTGCGAGCCTCTTGCCCCCTTTCCTCTGTTTCCCGTCTTCCAGATTCCCTTTGCCCCGTGATGCCCCTTGCCCACGACGGCAGCAAACACGAGGAGCAAGCGCGCGAACCAGGAGTgggtgggagaggagaaggcagcggcCATTTTTTTCCAGCTGCCTTTCCGTGGTTGTCGGTTACCCCTCGCTCACTGCTTTTTCAtggccgcagcgctgcaacCGTTCTTGGCACCATCGACGGGCTTCCCGTTTTGatgagctgccgctgccgctgccgccgtctccgtctTCCGGGACTTTGTCGCCGCGCCCTTCTTCATGTAAAGGTGAACAAAAAGCGTCGCGAAGAGCACAAAGTAGCTGCCGTACATGCACAGCCCCATGCGGATCGTGCGGTGGTcaacgccgcagccgcgctcgCTGATGTAGCTGTAGTAGAAGGTGTAGAGAACAATGATCGTGCCCACGAccatctgcagcagctgcgccccCGTAATGAACGGCGCGATCGGCCGAATGAACTTGCGCATGCCCAGAGAGCACAGGAAGTAGTAGAAGTACATGACAGTGTGCACGGCGTAGTTCATGCTGGCGAACCATACGCCGCTGGCAATAAGCGTGTAGCCAGCGTACCAGCAGAAGACCGTCACCGTGAGGTGGTGGTACCAGTGCAAGAAGATGATAGGCTTCTTCGTGAGAACGAGGAAGACCGTGTCAAGCATCTCTGGGATCTTGCTGAGCAGAAACGCGAAGAGCCAGAAGGTGAGCTCGCCGTCGTAGAGGTTCTTGTCGAGGTAGCAGGTCGTCTCGTACATGCCACGTTCCTCTAGCGAGTGCATGAGCATGATGCTAACGCCGATAGTGCCACACaaggaaagaaaggagaGCGCTAGGTTCCACGCGGCAATGAGGTACTTCAGCCGATACGGCTCGCGACTCTCCATCGCCCTGGGGCCGAGGAAGACTATGAGCACGTACAGCACTTCACTGTAGACGAGGATGTCGAAGTATTCATCAAAGAAGGTCTCTGCGATATCGCCGACGAATTGGCTCGGCAGACCACCGATGTTCAACatcgcctgcagcaccgcgcgcacCATCTTTTTGGGAGACTATGGAGTCGATGTGTGTATAAGATATCCGTGTCtatacatatgcatatgcctgtgggtgtgtgtgctggtgtgaTTCACCAGTGCTCTTGTGGCGCAGAGAGGAAGGTGGGAGGGCGCGACCGCGGGTTTACCGCTGCTGACTGCTCTACCGGTGCTCTGTGCAGCTCAGGCTCGACTCGCCGACGCCTCGACGTGTTCACTCGGACgccgaaacacacacacacacacacgaacacacacaggagagaggaaagcTAGAGTAGAGCCTTCCCTCCAGGGTCCATATAtgacgacggaggaggagggcaaaACTTATGGTGTCGCAGGGGGAAAAGGGCGCGTGCGTATCTGTgcaagcgagcgagaggggaggTGAGGACCTACgaagaacaagaaaaagTGCGTGAGACGATCCCTTAACCCTTGAATGCGACCAAACTGGCAGACaacaacgaggaggagggatggactgaggggggggggaggcggcggcaaggaATCAATGAGcgaacaaagaaaaacgcgATGGAGACCTCCCCTCTAAAAAACGAAAACCCAAGAACTAAACACAAAGAGGTAgagtgggagggagggcgtaGTCAACAGGAAACAGGCTGTACGCGCGCGATGTGCTACAGGTGCTCACAACGTTACGCGACTCGCACGATTCGTGACTCTACGACCTTCAGCAAAACGAAAACCAAAGAAGAAACAACAACCACCCCTCGAAAAAAATAAtaaaagacacacacacacacacacacacacaaagaaaggAGTTTTTCGACCGCACTTCCTTCTGCCTACGTTgctatatatatgtatatatacgtgtgtgcgtgtgtgtggttaCGGGTGTGGTTTGCGTAGGTGTGTTTTGCTCTCCCCAAAAGGGCGCAGAGGCCAATGTTCGAGCGTGCGCTGTGACcgtggtgggtgggtgtgggcgTGCACCAGCGAGACACACCACCACAACGGCAACGTAAGAGAAAGAACTCGAAACCCCTCCACACTAAACAGAGGCAGAATGACGGCAAGAGAGATGGGAAGGGCTGAGGGTCAGTCCGAAGAAAGACGAAGGGAGAACAGGACAAGCCAGATGCCACCTGATGAGCGTCAGTTtggttgcgtgtgtgcgcgtgtgtgtgcatgcatgaCCATGTACAGCTATGGTGCAGAACGGCAAGGATGGAGAGGACCCGACATAAAAGGGGATGcgcagaggaagggggtTGCGCATGGACATTAGAGGGAGACATGAATACAACGACACAGAGGCTCTCTAGTTCCATACATCTGCTGCCAGTGCGGGATTCTGAGCCCCGGGAAGAGAGACCGCCACCATGACTGGAGGCTCCGTGCTCTTGTGAGTGAGTGGAGCGTACAAAGGCACTTGCCGGCGTGCTGTGACCACTGGGAGCCACGTCAGCACCCCTGCTGTCCAGCTCCTGGCATCGTGGGCCACCTTGTGTCTACcgtggcgcgtgcgtggtggACTGCGAGGGCTACGCCGTGTCTGCATCACACGAATGCACACTTGCCATTCGCCGCCTATCGTTGTTGCTTGCTccaattttttttttagtaTAATGTTCGCTGCCCGCATCCTCGTTTCGTGATTATGAGCCTCCCGCCAACGGAAATgtgcgcgacgacgcgcacaGCCGGCGAGAGGGGGTTAGGGAGGCGAATGGGAGAAGGGGATAGGCCGAtcacacaccgacacagcGACGTAGAGAGACGCGCGCTTGAGCAAGTTAGCTAGTTCGTGTCCGCGTCGTAGGTATCCGCATCTCCGaccggtgcagcagaggcggcagcggcataGGCAGACCGCTTGGCTCGAGCACGGATCGATGACACTGCTTGCGACGGTGTCACAGGGCTGCCCTTGACCTCCATCTCGGCTCTGCTtggacgaggcggcagccCTGGTGATCCGGTCCTCGATGATACACTGCCAACAGAGCCTGgtcctcctcttccagcGCGCACCTCTGGGGAGCAACTGGCATCATCCTTGCTTGGCTCATGACTGTGAAGCGGAGACCGCGACGACACCTGCTTCCtctgttggtgctgctgcaaggTCTGCTCCTGGCGACGTCTTCGCCGACCCGTCTTCTTGGCCttgcgacggtgctgctcttcagcACATAATGCTTCATATGTGCTCCCATCTCCGTTTCTGCTCTCTGTGCGTCGCCGTGGGTGATCTTCATCGGCGCCCTTGCCACTATCCTCGTGGTCACTGCTCGCTCGCCAGCGCTTCCGCGGCTGCATCACCTGCATGGATGGCgtctgccactgctgctcaTCATCCTCGCTCGAcgcgaaggagaggggtTGGCGGCAGGCGTGGGAATCACCTTCTCTTTCAACGTCTGAGTTGCTGTTCGAGGGGCGTTCCTCGTCATCGTTGTCGCCGTTCTCGCTCGCTGGCGGCTTGTCGCACCAGCGCCCAGGGGGTGATGTTCGTCTGTCCTgctcgcctccaccgctcACGCGCTCGGCCCGACGGGCAGCCCCCTttcccgccaccacccccgcTCCTCGCGACAAAGTAGCGGCTCTGACGCGCGACTCTTGCCACGCTACCTCCGAAGGCGGCAAGGCGAAGTTGTCACCGACGCCGTCCTCGACCGctaccgcagccgcaccagcgccaccaccgccactgccacgcACGTCGCCAAAGGTGTGCttgttgctgcgctgcttaCTCGGGTTtacgctgccgctgagacCAGACGCACTCTTCTGTGCCGACTTGAGGCGTGCGCTggactgctgcggcggtgagcgatgctgatgctgccgtcgcgggctgcggcggctcgaCTGCGACGACGAGACAGGGGATAGGGACTGTGACGGCCGCGGTGAACCATCGCcacccgcggcggcgtcgccacgttggcgcggctgcggggcAGCTGTTCGAATGGGCGGAGACACTTGCTGGCAGTGCGGTGGCGAGCgttgggcagcagcggtgccaccatcgccgccagcCGGTTTCGGTGGCAGCGAGGGGGACGCgagccgcggcggaggcgagagACGCAGCGGTGTGGAAAAGCCGACAcccgccgcggtggctgcggcacgcACCGGGGTGAGAGGGCTCCCGTTGTGCAACTTcggcgaccgcggcggctgccgcgcggtCGCCATCTTTGGCAGCTTCCCTTCtgcggccagctggagtaGCACGATCCTCCGTCGCTCGTAGGTGCTGATGAAGCTGtagaggcggcgcagacgccgccggcatTCCTCGGCGTGGAACACGTTGAAGGGCTTGTGCGTGATGAGGACTTCACTGGGCAACTCCAAGGCACCAGCTCCCCTGCCCGTGCCAGCGCTACCACCTTCACCCCGCCGCGTgggccgcgacgccgtcgttGGCCCTGGCCGTCGAGCACGCCGATCCTGCGGCGAcgccctgcgccgcctgccgctccGGGCAGTCGACTcggcctcgtcctcgtcttcgtcctcgtcgttgtCCCCGCCGCTGGTGGACAGGAGTGACGCTGAGAGGTCTGTTGCTGACCCGAGCAGTACTTCCCAGTACGGCGGTAGAGCCTGCCGAAGGAGGCGCATGACGTCGTCGCACCGCTGGCGCTCCGTATTGACTTCGGTCGCCTTCTTCTTCAGCAtcctctcctgctgctcgtcGACGTCCCCGTCGATGAAAGCCTTCGGCAGGCCGCgatcctcgtcgtcgctgtcgtcgtcgttgtcgccccgaccgcgccgtcggcgccgctgtccccTGAGGGGCTGCTGATGTTGTCGTGCGCCTAACAGCAGGTTCGACGTGGGCTTTGCGATGTCGGCCGTGCTCTCCGCTAGCTCCAGGtccggcagtggcagcccATCGGCGACGCATACGTCCCGCGCCCTccagccgccaccaccgccgccgctgcagctgttgGGTGCGCACCCCAATGGCGGGGTGCGCAAGCGATGCGCTGTCGGCGTCGAGACGGCGTTGTGGGAGGGTGTGAAGGCCGAGGTGGCCGTCGAAGAGCGCGGGATAGGGCTGCGGATGGGTGCCACAGAGGGCGGGGTCATTGTGTAGGGCTGCCGTGCCAGCGGCGGGGAAAACCCGCGAGGCCGGCCGTTGTTGTGCCATactccgccgccaccgccgccgccgccgcaggacGCA comes from Leishmania infantum JPCM5 genome chromosome 14 and encodes:
- a CDS encoding putative fatty acid elongase; amino-acid sequence: MVRAVLQAMLNIGGLPSQFVGDIAETFFDEYFDILVYSEVLYVLIVFLGPRAMESREPYRLKYLIAAWNLALSFLSLCGTIGVSIMLMHSLEERGMYETTCYLDKNLYDGELTFWLFAFLLSKIPEMLDTVFLVLTKKPIIFLHWYHHLTVTVFCWYAGYTLIASGVWFASMNYAVHTVMYFYYFLCSLGMRKFIRPIAPFITGAQLLQMVVGTIIVLYTFYYSYISERGCGVDHRTIRMGLCMYGSYFVLFATLFVHLYMKKGAATKSRKTETAAAAAAAHQNGKPVDGAKNGCSAAAMKKQ